A genomic stretch from Edaphobacter aggregans includes:
- a CDS encoding cupin domain-containing protein produces MTAEDVKKLLGLVPHPREGGWYVRTYEAAETVAAEAFGDARYPSARRMGTAIYYLLEPGTFSEMHRLKSDEVFHFYVGDAVEMLQLLADGSGRTVVIGNDLASGQRPQVVVERNVWQGSRLVRGGKWALLGCTVSPGFEFEDYDAGGRASLSEGWPEFAEMIAALTRD; encoded by the coding sequence ATGACCGCAGAAGATGTAAAGAAACTGCTGGGACTCGTACCGCATCCGCGCGAGGGAGGGTGGTATGTGCGGACGTATGAAGCTGCCGAGACTGTTGCAGCGGAGGCTTTTGGAGATGCGCGGTATCCAAGCGCGCGGCGGATGGGGACGGCAATCTACTATCTGCTGGAGCCAGGGACGTTCAGCGAGATGCATCGGCTGAAGAGCGATGAGGTATTTCATTTTTATGTGGGCGATGCAGTGGAGATGCTGCAGTTGCTGGCCGATGGCAGTGGGAGGACAGTGGTGATAGGGAACGATCTTGCCTCTGGGCAGAGACCTCAGGTTGTGGTGGAGCGGAATGTCTGGCAGGGTTCGCGCCTGGTTAGAGGAGGGAAGTGGGCGCTGCTCGGTTGTACGGTGAGTCCGGGGTTTGAGTTCGAGGATTATGACGCAGGGGGCCGTGCGTCACTGAGCGAGGGGTGGCCGGAGTTTGCTGAAATGATTGCGGCTCTGACGCGAGACTGA